The Streptomonospora litoralis genome window below encodes:
- a CDS encoding pentapeptide repeat-containing protein, with product MARKPSRHMQTPSTGDRRLAVVIAAGWGAATVLVLVLCGLAWLALGMPRWQSEPIVTPRQAGEILRMAFAVVAGLGGVALLVIAYRRQRTTENGEQRENTRMFTDRFTTAAGQLGDPQPAVRLAGVHALTHLADDAPANSRVLRQMCIDVLCAYFRMPMEEAPQDPPSGATPEELKAHHAEQLTARSMREIRATIMRVIADHLRKGIGDPSAWHGYDLDFRGSAVEHCDFSGALFIGGRISFAGAGFQLRGLGSPETPFGAELSFAGARFAGAYVDFSGAGFHGGRLSFAGAAFDQGEVSFAGAGFRQVQASFAGAMFDGGRLDFDGAGFSACEMSFAGAEITSGAPSADGAGFSHCKLDFVDVVSAASAVLLQGASFADCEIRLADDAKGTDSGSGNEQHIR from the coding sequence ATGGCCAGGAAGCCGTCCAGACACATGCAGACGCCGTCCACTGGCGACCGCAGACTCGCCGTCGTGATCGCGGCGGGATGGGGCGCCGCGACCGTACTGGTCCTCGTGCTGTGCGGCCTCGCCTGGTTGGCTTTGGGTATGCCCCGCTGGCAATCGGAACCTATTGTGACGCCGCGTCAGGCGGGTGAGATCCTGCGAATGGCTTTCGCCGTGGTTGCCGGCCTTGGCGGGGTCGCACTGCTCGTAATCGCCTACCGACGTCAGCGCACCACAGAGAACGGCGAGCAACGCGAGAACACACGGATGTTCACCGATCGGTTCACCACAGCCGCGGGGCAACTCGGCGACCCTCAGCCCGCGGTTCGGCTGGCGGGCGTGCATGCACTGACTCACCTGGCCGACGACGCCCCCGCCAACTCACGGGTACTTCGACAGATGTGCATCGACGTGCTCTGCGCCTACTTCCGCATGCCGATGGAGGAGGCTCCGCAGGATCCGCCCTCCGGGGCAACACCGGAGGAATTGAAGGCTCACCATGCTGAACAACTAACCGCTAGGTCGATGCGCGAAATCCGCGCCACCATTATGCGCGTCATCGCCGACCACCTGCGCAAGGGCATCGGCGATCCTTCCGCTTGGCACGGGTACGACTTGGACTTCCGTGGCTCTGCGGTCGAGCACTGCGACTTCAGCGGCGCCTTGTTCATCGGCGGCCGCATCTCCTTCGCGGGAGCCGGATTCCAACTTCGCGGCCTCGGTTCGCCCGAGACTCCGTTCGGGGCGGAGCTTTCGTTTGCGGGGGCGAGGTTCGCTGGAGCATACGTCGACTTCAGCGGAGCGGGGTTCCACGGCGGCCGCCTTTCCTTCGCTGGAGCAGCCTTCGACCAAGGGGAAGTCTCCTTCGCAGGTGCTGGGTTCAGGCAGGTGCAAGCTTCCTTCGCTGGAGCCATGTTCGACGGAGGAAGGCTGGATTTCGACGGCGCGGGTTTCTCAGCATGCGAGATGTCGTTCGCCGGCGCCGAAATCACGTCTGGTGCGCCTTCCGCTGACGGGGCTGGCTTCAGCCACTGCAAGCTGGACTTCGTCGACGTGGTATCCGCGGCTTCGGCGGTGCTGCTGCAGGGTGCAAGCTTCGCTGACTGCGAAATACGCCTGGCCGATGACGCGAAAGGTACTGACAGCGGCTCCGGGAACGAGCAGCACATCCGATAG
- a CDS encoding winged helix-turn-helix transcriptional regulator translates to MVTKQVNDSPEAADLRRADSLAREIFSDVANKWALLIIEALGERTLRFSELREEVEGISHKMLTQNLRMLERNGLAERTVHPTVPPRVEYTLTQPGRDLRETVDRMCEWTHRHFSHIEDSRQRFDA, encoded by the coding sequence ATAGTGACCAAGCAGGTCAACGACTCGCCCGAGGCAGCGGATCTACGGCGCGCGGACTCCCTGGCGCGGGAGATCTTCTCCGACGTCGCCAACAAGTGGGCGCTGCTCATCATCGAGGCGCTCGGCGAGCGCACTCTGCGCTTCAGCGAACTGCGCGAGGAGGTCGAGGGCATCAGTCACAAGATGCTCACGCAGAATCTGCGCATGCTGGAACGCAACGGTCTGGCCGAGCGGACGGTGCACCCGACCGTGCCGCCGCGGGTCGAGTACACCCTGACGCAGCCGGGCCGCGACCTGCGGGAGACGGTCGACCGCATGTGCGAGTGGACGCACCGGCACTTCAGCCACATCGAGGACTCCCGGCAGCGCTTCGACGCCTGA
- the rplI gene encoding 50S ribosomal protein L9, translated as MKLILTQEVTGLGAPGDVVEVRDGYGRNYLLPRGFAIRWTRGGQKQIDSIRRARDAREIRNLEDAQQVAGRLNAMRVRLDQRAGDGGRLFGSVTAADVAQAVKSAGGPEVDKRRIEIRNPIKSVGDHKVQIRLHPEVSATIAVQVVGV; from the coding sequence GTGAAGCTGATTCTGACCCAAGAGGTCACCGGCCTCGGCGCCCCGGGCGACGTCGTCGAGGTGAGGGACGGCTACGGCCGCAACTACCTGCTGCCGCGCGGCTTCGCCATCCGGTGGACCCGCGGCGGCCAGAAGCAGATCGACTCGATCCGCCGCGCCCGCGACGCTCGGGAGATCCGCAACCTGGAGGACGCCCAGCAGGTCGCCGGTCGGCTGAACGCCATGCGCGTCCGGCTCGACCAGCGTGCCGGCGACGGCGGCCGCCTGTTCGGCTCGGTCACCGCCGCCGACGTCGCCCAGGCCGTGAAGTCGGCCGGCGGCCCCGAGGTCGACAAGCGCCGGATCGAGATCCGCAACCCGATCAAGTCCGTCGGCGACCACAAGGTGCAGATCCGCCTGCACCCCGAGGTGTCGGCCACCATCGCGGTGCAGGTCGTCGGCGTCTGA
- the dnaB gene encoding replicative DNA helicase, translating to MSVAEHPPDDTGTGFERTPPHDIMAEQSVLGGMLLSKEAITQVVEIVRSADFYRPAHQTVFDVAVDLFSRGEPVDAISVNAELTKRGEIARVGGAPYLHTLTESIPTAANAGYYARIVSDRAVLRRLVEAGTRIAQIGYSGDGEVDDLVDHAQAEIYRVAERRTGEDYLPLSDIMPGALDEIEAISSHDGSMTGVPTGFTDFDQLSNGLHPGQMVIIAARPAVGKALALDTPLPTPRGWTTMGAVAEGDELVAADGSPTRVAAATEVMHGRPCYELRFADGTRVVADAQHQWPTAYRAGGGALVHSLRTTGEIAAALEAAAAEPAGTVVAAPGTDPARRRSGSPDRAAVGRREGASAAVPAAAAAVGPQPVDGAAAAEYPDCPEYLHEPHRIVAARRVPSVPVRCVQVDHPDHLYLATRARIPTHNSTLALDFARAASIKNQLTSVFFSLEMGRNEIVMRLLSAEARVPLHTMRSGLMTDDDWARLARRMGEVAGAPLFIDDSPNLSMMEIRAKCRRLKQQHDLKLIIVDYLQLMSSAGRVESRQQEVSEMSRSLKLLAKELDVPVIALSQLNRGPEQRTDKKPQVSDLRESGSIEQDADMVILLYREDVHEKESPRAGEADLIVAKHRNGPTATVTVAFQGHYSRFVDMAPG from the coding sequence GTGAGCGTCGCCGAACACCCGCCGGACGACACCGGCACCGGCTTCGAGCGCACACCGCCGCACGACATCATGGCCGAGCAGAGCGTGCTCGGCGGCATGCTGCTGTCCAAGGAGGCCATCACCCAGGTGGTCGAGATCGTGCGGTCCGCCGACTTCTACCGGCCGGCCCACCAGACGGTCTTCGACGTCGCCGTCGACCTGTTCTCCCGCGGCGAGCCGGTGGACGCCATCTCGGTCAACGCCGAACTGACCAAGCGCGGCGAGATCGCGCGGGTCGGGGGAGCGCCGTACCTGCACACGCTCACCGAGTCCATCCCCACGGCCGCGAACGCCGGCTACTACGCGCGCATCGTCTCCGACCGGGCGGTGCTGCGGCGCCTCGTCGAGGCGGGCACCCGCATCGCCCAGATCGGCTACTCCGGCGACGGCGAAGTCGACGACCTGGTCGACCACGCCCAAGCCGAGATCTACCGGGTCGCCGAGCGCCGTACCGGCGAGGACTACCTGCCGCTGAGCGACATCATGCCCGGCGCGCTGGACGAGATCGAGGCGATCTCCTCCCACGACGGCTCCATGACCGGTGTGCCCACCGGATTCACCGACTTCGACCAGCTCTCCAACGGGCTGCACCCGGGCCAGATGGTCATCATCGCGGCGCGCCCGGCGGTGGGCAAGGCGCTGGCGCTGGACACCCCGCTGCCGACACCCCGGGGATGGACCACGATGGGCGCGGTGGCCGAGGGCGACGAGCTGGTGGCCGCCGACGGCTCGCCCACCCGGGTGGCCGCCGCCACCGAGGTCATGCACGGGCGGCCCTGCTACGAACTGCGCTTTGCAGACGGAACGCGCGTGGTGGCCGACGCACAGCACCAGTGGCCGACGGCGTACCGGGCCGGCGGTGGGGCGCTGGTCCACAGCCTGCGGACGACGGGCGAAATCGCCGCCGCCCTGGAAGCCGCGGCCGCCGAGCCCGCGGGCACCGTCGTCGCGGCACCCGGAACCGACCCGGCGCGGCGGAGGTCCGGCTCGCCCGACCGGGCGGCCGTCGGGCGGCGCGAAGGCGCCTCGGCGGCGGTCCCGGCGGCGGCCGCCGCAGTCGGTCCCCAGCCTGTGGACGGCGCCGCGGCTGCGGAGTACCCCGATTGCCCCGAGTACCTCCACGAGCCGCACCGCATCGTCGCCGCCCGGCGCGTGCCCAGCGTCCCGGTGCGCTGCGTCCAGGTCGACCACCCCGACCACCTGTACCTGGCCACGCGGGCGCGCATCCCCACACACAACTCCACCCTCGCCCTGGACTTCGCCCGCGCGGCCTCCATCAAGAACCAGCTCACCAGCGTGTTCTTCAGCCTGGAGATGGGCCGCAACGAGATCGTCATGCGCCTGCTCTCCGCGGAGGCGCGGGTGCCGCTGCACACGATGCGCTCGGGCCTGATGACCGACGACGACTGGGCCCGCCTCGCCCGCCGCATGGGCGAGGTCGCCGGCGCGCCGCTGTTCATCGACGACTCGCCGAACCTCTCGATGATGGAGATCCGCGCGAAGTGCCGGCGCCTGAAGCAGCAGCACGACCTGAAACTGATCATCGTCGACTACCTGCAGCTGATGAGCTCCGCCGGCCGCGTGGAGAGCCGCCAGCAGGAGGTCTCCGAGATGTCGCGGTCCCTCAAGCTCCTCGCCAAGGAGCTGGACGTGCCGGTGATCGCGCTCTCCCAGCTCAACCGCGGTCCAGAGCAGAGAACGGACAAAAAACCCCAAGTTAGCGATCTTCGTGAATCGGGCAGCATTGAGCAGGATGCGGACATGGTCATCCTGCTCTACCGCGAGGACGTCCACGAAAAGGAGTCCCCCCGTGCGGGCGAAGCCGACCTGATCGTGGCCAAGCACCGCAACGGCCCCACCGCCACGGTCACCGTCGCGTTCCAGGGCCACTACAGTCGCTTCGTCGACATGGCACCGGGGTGA
- the rpsF gene encoding 30S ribosomal protein S6 — translation MRRYEVMVILDPSLDERTVSPSLEQFLGVVRNDGGTVEKVDVWGKRRLAYDIAKNSDGIYAVIDLSAEPATVKELDRQLGLTEAVLRTKVLRPSAH, via the coding sequence ATGCGTCGTTACGAAGTGATGGTCATCCTCGACCCCAGCCTCGATGAGCGCACGGTGTCCCCGTCGCTGGAGCAGTTCCTGGGGGTCGTCCGCAACGACGGCGGCACGGTCGAGAAGGTCGACGTCTGGGGCAAGCGCCGGCTTGCCTACGACATCGCCAAGAACAGCGACGGCATCTACGCGGTGATCGACCTGTCCGCCGAGCCCGCGACGGTCAAGGAGCTCGACCGCCAGCTCGGCCTCACCGAGGCCGTGCTGCGCACGAAGGTCCTGCGCCCCTCGGCGCACTGA
- a CDS encoding RidA family protein — protein MAITLVNPGGLPEIGAYRQVSIATGSKLVSVAGQVAWDADGTTVGEGDLAAQVERCYLNIGTALAEVGGSFDDAVSLRAYVVDWTADKMPLFMEGVARAAERLGITPVPPATLVGVAALDVPEHLVEVEATAVMD, from the coding sequence ATGGCCATCACCCTGGTTAACCCCGGCGGCCTGCCGGAGATCGGCGCTTACCGGCAGGTGTCGATCGCGACCGGCTCGAAGCTGGTCTCCGTCGCCGGGCAGGTCGCCTGGGACGCCGACGGCACCACGGTCGGCGAAGGCGATCTGGCGGCTCAGGTCGAGCGGTGCTACCTCAACATCGGCACCGCCCTGGCCGAGGTCGGCGGCTCCTTCGACGACGCGGTGAGCCTGCGGGCCTACGTCGTCGACTGGACCGCCGACAAGATGCCTCTGTTCATGGAGGGAGTCGCTCGGGCGGCCGAGAGGCTGGGCATCACCCCGGTGCCGCCGGCGACCCTCGTGGGGGTCGCGGCGCTGGACGTGCCGGAGCACCTGGTCGAGGTCGAGGCCACCGCGGTCATGGACTGA
- the rpsR gene encoding 30S ribosomal protein S18 has product MAKPAARKPKKKVCLFCQEKLTYIDYKDTTLLRKFISDRGKIRARRVTGNCTQHQRDVATAIKNAREMALLPYTSTAR; this is encoded by the coding sequence ATGGCGAAGCCGGCAGCGCGCAAGCCCAAGAAGAAGGTTTGCCTGTTCTGTCAGGAAAAGCTGACCTACATCGACTACAAGGACACCACGCTGCTGCGTAAGTTCATCTCCGACCGCGGCAAGATCCGCGCTCGTCGGGTGACCGGCAACTGCACGCAGCATCAGCGCGATGTCGCCACGGCGATCAAGAACGCCCGCGAGATGGCGCTGCTGCCCTACACCAGCACCGCTCGCTAA
- a CDS encoding three-helix bundle dimerization domain-containing protein, with translation MPEKTTTPRELSPVVDRLNSEFTGVHDSATVTRCVDAARQGALDVTGRATPELVERIARQHLQVLALAFAERR, from the coding sequence ATGCCCGAGAAGACCACCACGCCGCGCGAACTCTCCCCCGTCGTCGACCGCCTGAACTCCGAGTTCACCGGCGTACACGACAGCGCGACCGTCACCAGGTGCGTGGACGCGGCGCGCCAGGGGGCCCTGGACGTCACCGGCCGGGCCACTCCGGAGCTAGTGGAACGCATCGCGCGCCAGCACCTCCAGGTCCTCGCTCTGGCATTCGCCGAACGCCGCTGA
- a CDS encoding PH domain-containing protein: MRLVAPPNRAPASVNRYLLPYEQDVVTIRRHPAVLIGPVAAVLGALIFAGILSNTVIASSAAALAVIWWVWLLILVWFVWRVAEWSVDYFVITSQRLLLTQGLITRQVNMMPLGKVTDMRFERSLLGRFLGYGTFVMESAGQDQALSRINFVPYPEQLYLEVVGLIFKDPNE; the protein is encoded by the coding sequence ATGAGGCTCGTCGCGCCGCCGAACAGAGCACCGGCATCGGTCAATCGCTACCTGCTGCCCTACGAACAGGACGTCGTCACCATCCGACGGCACCCGGCGGTGCTGATCGGACCCGTCGCCGCCGTGCTGGGTGCGCTGATCTTCGCGGGCATCCTGAGCAATACCGTCATCGCGTCCAGCGCGGCCGCGCTGGCGGTGATCTGGTGGGTGTGGCTGCTGATCCTGGTCTGGTTCGTGTGGCGGGTCGCCGAGTGGTCCGTCGACTACTTCGTCATCACGTCGCAGCGCCTGCTGCTGACCCAAGGGCTAATCACCCGGCAGGTGAACATGATGCCCCTGGGCAAGGTGACCGACATGCGCTTCGAACGCTCACTCCTGGGCCGTTTCCTGGGCTACGGCACTTTCGTGATGGAGTCGGCCGGTCAGGACCAGGCGCTGAGCAGGATCAACTTCGTGCCCTACCCGGAGCAGCTCTACCTCGAAGTCGTCGGGCTGATCTTCAAGGACCCCAACGAGTGA
- the upp gene encoding uracil phosphoribosyltransferase: METLVVDHPLVAHKLTTLRDVETDSPTFRRLTDELVTLLAYEATRDVRVADVTVETPLAPMTGVQLTRPTPLVVPILRAGLGMLDGMTRLLPTAKVGFLGMARDEETLRPATYADRLPNDLSGRQCYVLDPMLATGGTLAAALRLLVQRGADHVTAICLLAAPEGLHTLSENLEGNSDATLRVVTAAVDERLNDQGFILPGLGDAGDRLYGSV, encoded by the coding sequence ATGGAAACCCTGGTCGTCGACCACCCCCTGGTCGCGCACAAGCTCACGACCCTGCGCGACGTGGAGACCGATTCGCCCACGTTCCGCCGGCTGACCGACGAGCTGGTGACCCTGCTCGCCTACGAGGCGACCCGCGACGTGCGCGTGGCCGACGTGACGGTGGAGACGCCGCTGGCTCCGATGACCGGGGTACAGCTGACCCGGCCGACGCCCCTCGTCGTGCCGATCCTGCGCGCAGGGCTGGGCATGCTGGACGGCATGACGCGGCTGCTGCCCACCGCCAAGGTCGGCTTCCTCGGCATGGCCCGCGACGAGGAGACGCTGCGTCCGGCCACCTACGCCGACCGGCTGCCCAACGACCTGTCGGGCCGGCAGTGCTACGTGCTCGACCCGATGCTCGCCACCGGAGGGACCCTGGCCGCGGCGCTGCGGCTGCTGGTGCAGCGCGGGGCCGACCATGTCACCGCCATCTGCCTACTGGCCGCCCCCGAGGGACTGCACACCCTGTCCGAAAACCTGGAGGGAAACAGCGACGCGACGCTGCGGGTGGTGACCGCGGCGGTCGACGAACGGCTGAACGACCAGGGCTTCATCCTGCCGGGCCTGGGAGACGCCGGCGACCGGCTGTACGGGTCGGTCTGA
- a CDS encoding MATE family efflux transporter, translated as MPRLLSAPPFRHAHDREIFRLAVPTFFALVSEPLFLLSDSAIVGTLGTAELGGLGVAGQVLMTLANLCIFLAYGTTSAVARRFGAGETAAGLRSGIDGLWLAVLIGAAILAIGMPAAPWLVQALGASPDVAPHALIYLRISLLSAPGLLIIMAGTGVLRGLQDATTPLAVSVGANLANIGLAALLVLVLDWGIAGSAWATVAAQNTGAAVYVAVVWRAARRHGVSPAPSAAGLRSAAGAGFALFVRTVSLRVVLVVCTAVAARLGDPEIAAHQVATQIWSLLVFAMDAIAIAGQAIIGRYLGSSDVSGARAATRRMVEWGVFAGLVFTAVVFAARPWAPLLFTDDAQVHRLLLGALVVVALMQPLSGVVMVLDGILMGAGDQRYLAWASFWTMLVFLPFAAAVRFCLADDAQAGLVGLWCAFAVWMTARGATLALRARSGAWLVAGAARP; from the coding sequence ATGCCCCGACTCCTCTCCGCGCCGCCCTTCCGCCACGCCCACGACCGGGAGATCTTCCGCCTCGCGGTCCCCACGTTCTTCGCACTCGTCTCCGAGCCGCTCTTCCTGCTCAGCGACTCCGCGATCGTCGGCACCCTGGGCACGGCGGAGCTCGGCGGGCTCGGTGTGGCGGGACAGGTGCTGATGACCCTGGCCAACCTGTGCATCTTCCTGGCCTACGGCACCACCTCGGCGGTGGCCCGCCGCTTCGGTGCCGGGGAGACGGCCGCGGGACTGCGCAGCGGTATCGACGGGCTGTGGCTGGCGGTGCTCATCGGCGCGGCCATCCTCGCGATCGGGATGCCCGCCGCCCCCTGGCTGGTGCAGGCGCTCGGCGCCTCCCCCGACGTCGCCCCGCACGCACTGATCTACCTGCGGATCAGCCTGCTCAGCGCCCCCGGCCTGCTGATCATCATGGCCGGCACCGGCGTGCTGCGCGGGCTGCAGGACGCCACCACCCCGCTGGCCGTGTCGGTCGGCGCGAACCTGGCCAACATCGGGCTGGCCGCCCTCCTCGTCCTGGTATTGGACTGGGGCATCGCGGGATCGGCGTGGGCCACCGTCGCCGCCCAGAACACCGGCGCCGCGGTCTACGTGGCCGTCGTCTGGCGCGCCGCCCGACGGCACGGCGTCTCTCCCGCACCCAGCGCGGCGGGGCTGCGCTCGGCCGCCGGAGCGGGGTTCGCGCTGTTCGTGCGCACCGTGTCGCTGCGCGTCGTGCTGGTGGTGTGCACCGCGGTCGCCGCCCGGCTGGGCGACCCCGAGATCGCCGCGCACCAGGTCGCGACGCAGATCTGGTCGCTGCTGGTGTTCGCGATGGACGCCATCGCCATCGCCGGGCAGGCGATCATCGGCCGCTACCTCGGTTCGTCCGACGTCTCGGGCGCCCGCGCCGCCACCCGACGCATGGTCGAATGGGGCGTCTTCGCGGGGCTGGTGTTCACGGCGGTGGTGTTCGCGGCGCGGCCGTGGGCCCCGCTGCTGTTCACCGACGATGCCCAGGTACACCGCCTGCTGCTCGGGGCGCTCGTGGTGGTCGCGCTGATGCAGCCGCTGTCCGGGGTGGTGATGGTGCTCGACGGCATCCTGATGGGCGCCGGCGACCAGCGCTACCTGGCCTGGGCGAGCTTCTGGACGATGCTGGTCTTCCTGCCCTTCGCCGCCGCTGTGCGGTTCTGCCTGGCCGACGACGCCCAAGCCGGACTGGTCGGCCTGTGGTGCGCGTTCGCGGTGTGGATGACGGCCCGCGGCGCGACGCTTGCGCTGCGGGCACGCAGCGGAGCCTGGCTGGTCGCCGGGGCTGCCCGGCCTTGA
- a CDS encoding SRPBCC family protein, which yields MRFADGPRVSSEVGIGAGAARVWAVVADIAAPALHSPELMRVEWLDGATEPAVGARFAGHNRSRRLGEWRTVVQIVEFEPEHAFGWVVLDADGRFGPPADDPDRPMATWRYTLEPRSDGGTLLRQSARLGPGRSGLTAAIDRMPDLEEQLVVGRLDELRTGMEITLRGIKARAEQDD from the coding sequence ATGCGTTTCGCGGACGGGCCGCGGGTGTCCTCCGAGGTGGGCATCGGCGCCGGGGCGGCGCGGGTGTGGGCGGTCGTGGCCGACATCGCGGCGCCCGCGCTGCACAGTCCGGAGCTGATGCGGGTGGAGTGGCTCGACGGCGCGACGGAGCCGGCGGTCGGGGCGCGCTTCGCGGGGCACAACCGCAGCCGGCGCCTCGGCGAGTGGCGGACCGTCGTCCAAATCGTCGAGTTCGAGCCGGAGCACGCGTTCGGCTGGGTCGTGCTGGACGCCGACGGGCGGTTCGGCCCGCCCGCCGACGATCCCGACCGCCCCATGGCGACATGGCGCTACACTCTCGAACCCCGGTCGGACGGCGGCACGCTGCTGCGCCAGTCGGCGCGTCTGGGACCGGGCCGCTCCGGGCTTACCGCCGCGATCGACCGCATGCCCGACCTGGAGGAGCAGTTGGTGGTCGGCCGGTTGGACGAACTGCGGACCGGCATGGAGATCACCTTGCGCGGTATCAAGGCCCGCGCGGAGCAGGACGACTGA
- a CDS encoding single-stranded DNA-binding protein, whose product MAGETQITLVGNLVDDPELRFTPSGAAVANFRVASTPRIFDRQSGEWRDGESMFLTCSVWRQYAENVAESLQRGMRVIVQGRLKQRSFETKEGEKRTVFEIDVDEVGPALRSATAKVTKVQRQGGQGGGFGGGGGYGGGQGGGQGGGYGNQGGGFGGSQGGRSGPPADDPWATGGGGGGFGGGGFSDEPPF is encoded by the coding sequence ATGGCAGGCGAAACCCAGATCACGCTCGTCGGCAACCTCGTCGACGATCCGGAACTGCGATTCACCCCCAGCGGTGCCGCGGTCGCCAACTTCCGCGTCGCCTCGACCCCGCGCATCTTCGACCGGCAGAGCGGCGAGTGGCGCGACGGCGAGTCGATGTTCCTCACCTGCTCCGTCTGGCGGCAGTACGCGGAGAACGTCGCCGAGAGCCTGCAGCGCGGCATGCGCGTCATCGTGCAGGGCCGGCTCAAGCAGCGCTCGTTCGAGACCAAGGAAGGCGAGAAGCGCACCGTCTTCGAGATCGACGTCGACGAGGTCGGCCCCGCGCTGCGCAGCGCCACCGCCAAGGTGACCAAGGTGCAGCGCCAGGGCGGCCAAGGCGGCGGTTTCGGCGGTGGCGGAGGTTACGGCGGCGGTCAAGGCGGCGGCCAGGGCGGTGGCTACGGCAACCAGGGGGGCGGCTTCGGCGGCTCCCAGGGCGGCCGTTCCGGCCCTCCGGCCGACGACCCGTGGGCGACCGGTGGCGGTGGCGGCGGCTTCGGCGGCGGAGGCTTCTCCGACGAGCCTCCGTTCTAG
- a CDS encoding dihydrofolate reductase family protein, with amino-acid sequence MATMLYSATMSLDGFIAGPGGDMSWLTPYLGPDPTMEGLVHRIGALLVGNRTFGGDDPNRGTENEGAFGGQWSGPTFVLTHAPPAEPVSGVSFVGDLESGVAAAKEAAGEKYVNILGADVARQCLEAGLLDEVLVGIVPVMLGDGVRLFDHPGGTGIRLERICLTHAPLATDLWLRVVR; translated from the coding sequence ATGGCCACGATGCTGTACTCGGCGACGATGTCCCTCGACGGGTTCATCGCCGGCCCCGGGGGCGACATGTCCTGGCTGACCCCGTACCTGGGGCCCGACCCGACCATGGAGGGCCTCGTCCACCGGATCGGCGCCCTGCTCGTCGGCAACCGGACCTTCGGTGGCGACGACCCGAACAGGGGCACCGAGAACGAAGGCGCGTTCGGCGGCCAGTGGAGCGGCCCGACCTTCGTGCTCACCCACGCCCCGCCCGCGGAGCCGGTTTCCGGGGTGTCCTTCGTGGGTGATCTGGAGAGCGGGGTCGCCGCAGCGAAGGAGGCCGCCGGGGAGAAGTACGTCAACATCCTCGGCGCCGACGTCGCACGCCAGTGCCTGGAGGCCGGCCTGCTCGACGAGGTGCTGGTGGGCATCGTGCCCGTCATGCTCGGCGACGGCGTCCGGCTGTTCGACCATCCCGGCGGCACCGGCATCCGGTTGGAGCGCATCTGCCTGACCCACGCTCCGCTGGCGACCGACCTCTGGCTGCGGGTGGTCCGCTGA
- a CDS encoding peptidoglycan recognition protein family protein, which produces MSSHHGDRADTGVARRSVLHGAALAAGGVLLGGAIDLASAEDALALPRPRIYHRGEWNARKPKRWATVLGAPPDRIVVHHTATGNSSDRSRNHAFRLSRSIQNYHMDSNGWDDTGQQLTISRGGHVMEGRNRSLKAITHDNHVVGAHTANHNSHSIGIENEGNYMSATPPRDLMSALVETCAWLCLAYGLNPARAIVGHRDYNATSCPGDKLYGMLPRLRGDVGSRMRSLQARVVLRDDAVPESHLPTYPEVPATERRALFYHGPAVSPEDR; this is translated from the coding sequence ATGTCCAGTCATCACGGTGACAGGGCGGACACGGGCGTTGCACGGCGAAGTGTCCTGCACGGGGCCGCGTTGGCGGCCGGCGGGGTGCTTCTCGGCGGTGCGATCGACCTGGCTTCCGCCGAGGACGCACTCGCATTACCCCGGCCGCGGATCTACCACCGCGGCGAATGGAACGCCCGCAAGCCGAAGCGTTGGGCGACGGTGCTGGGCGCGCCGCCCGACCGGATCGTCGTGCACCACACCGCCACCGGGAACAGCTCCGACCGCTCCCGGAACCACGCGTTCCGGCTGTCGCGTTCGATTCAGAACTACCACATGGACAGCAACGGCTGGGACGACACCGGCCAGCAGCTCACCATCAGCCGCGGCGGCCACGTTATGGAGGGCCGCAACCGCTCGCTGAAGGCGATCACGCACGACAACCACGTCGTCGGCGCGCATACGGCCAACCACAACTCGCACTCCATCGGTATCGAGAACGAGGGCAACTACATGTCGGCGACGCCGCCGCGGGACCTGATGAGCGCGCTCGTCGAGACCTGCGCGTGGCTGTGCCTGGCCTACGGCCTCAACCCGGCGCGGGCGATCGTCGGCCACCGCGACTACAACGCCACCAGTTGCCCGGGCGACAAGCTCTACGGCATGCTGCCGCGGCTGCGCGGCGACGTCGGGTCCAGGATGCGCAGCCTTCAGGCGCGGGTGGTGCTGCGCGACGACGCCGTACCCGAGTCGCACCTGCCCACCTATCCCGAGGTCCCGGCCACCGAGCGGAGGGCGCTGTTCTACCACGGTCCCGCGGTGAGCCCCGAGGACCGCTGA